Sequence from the Maribacter aquivivus genome:
TTAAAACAGCATTCAAATTCTTCGAAATGGCACATCAAGAAGATAAATCTGACGCGCGTATTTATTACAATATAGCCACTACATATGATCAGTTTGGTTCTAATCTGCAGAAGAAATTAGGCTATTATGAGAATTTCTTAAAGCACTACCCGAACGAGCATCCATTCTATTACGAAACTGCTAGAAAACGAATCTCAGAGTTAAAGGAGGAAATCCATTTTGCTAAAGAATAAACTCCTTAAAAAAATCGTAATTTCACCTGTAGAATAGGTGTAATGAAACGAGTTGTATTTTTTCTTTTAATCATACTGATAAGTTCATGTTCGTTCTTTGACTCAAAACAAAAAAGAACGCAAGAGCTTATAGATGAGGAATTGCGCCATATGGATTGGAACAGTGTAGATTCTTATCCTTTTTTCTATACTTGTGATGAAGCGGTTACCAAAGAACAGCAGCGAATTTGCTTTGAAGAAACCTTAATCTCCCATTTTCAAGAAACCTTAAATGATTTTGAATTCACCTTGACCGATAAGGAAAGTGAAACCGTTGAGGTTATTTTTGTTATTGATACCCTAGGTAAAATAAGAGTTGCCGATATTTATAAAAATGAGCTAGTATTAAATCAGATGCCAGAATTTGATGGTGTTATTACGCAAAGCTTAAAGAATCTTCCTAAACTTGCACCCGCTTTAAAAAGAGGAATTCCGGTGAATACTAAATATCGAATTCCAGTTCAATTAAATACAAACTAAGCATTTTGGCGAACGAGAAAATAATATTGGGTATTGACCCAGGTACTACTATTATGGGTTTCGGACTCATAAAAGTGGTCGGTAAAAAGATGGAGTTTATTCAAATGAACGAACTACTACTTCAAAAATATAGCGATCCATATACCAAACTAAAGCTCATATTTGAGCGTACCATAGAGTTAATTGACACCTATCACCCAGATGAGATTGCAATAGAAGCACCTTTCTTTGGTAAGAACGTACAATCGATGCTCAAACTAGGTAGAGCACAAGGCGTAGCCATGGCAGCGGGGCTATCGCGTCAAATACCTATTACTGAATACTTGCCCAAAAAAATTAAAATGGCAGTTACCGGAAATGGTAATGCCAGTAAAGAACAAGTAGCGAAAATGCTACAAAGCGTATTGGGACTAAAAACACTTCCAAAAAACCTTGATAGCACCGATGGTTTGGCTGCTGCTGTATGCCATTTTTATAATCAAGGTAGAATTGATGTGGTCGGTAAAAGCTACTCTGGTTGGGATGCTTTTGTAAAACAAAATGAGAAAAGAGTTAAAAAATAGTTTTCAGTGGGCAGTAACAGTATTCAGTAAACAGTTGACAGTATGAGTTATCAGCAATAGCGTTAAGTAATTGATATACATATTTAGAAGTAGTACGCGGTAACCATTAAAAACAATTTATGCAGTTTCAAGATTTATTGGCTTATAAAAAGTCTTTTGCATTAGCAATGAAGATTTTTAATATTTCAAAATCCTTTCCTAAAGAAGAGAAATATTCCTTGACTGACCAAATTAGACGTTCCTCTAGAAGTGTAAGTGCTAATATTGCAGAAGCATATCGTAAAAGAAGTTATCCTAAGCATTTTGTAAGTAAGTTGACAGATAGTGACGCGGAAAATTCAGAAACTCAAACCTGGCTAGAGTTTGCATTTAAATGTGACTATATTGACCAAATAACATTTAATGATTTTATAAAAGATAGTGAAGAAGTTGGTAAGCTGTTAAACTATATGATTAATAACCCAAGTAAATTTGGTTCAAACTAATAACTGTAAACTGTTTACTGAATACTGGTACTGCCTACTGAATACTGGTACTGCCCACTGAAAACTGAAAATATGTCCGGTATCTACATCCACATTCCATTTTGCAAACAAGCATGTCACTATTGTGATTTTCATTTTTCTACCACTATGGGGAAGAAAGAGGCGATGGTGAGTGCATTATGCAGAGAATTGGAACTACGAAAAGAGGAGTTCTCTAATGTCGTTGTAGAGACAATCTATTTTGGTGGAGGAACGCCGTCTGTTTTAGAGACTGAGGAAATTGAGCAGTTGATATATGCGGTTCGTGAGCATTATGATATTGTAGACAATCCGGAAATTACGTTAGAGGCGAATCCTGATGATTTATCCGAAGAGAAAATACTGCAGCTGGCAGCTAGCCCTATAAACAGGTTGAGTATCGGAATTCAATCATTTTTTGAGGAAGATTTAAAGCTGATGAACAGGGCGCATAATGCCTTAGAGGCAGAAAAAAGTCTTCAACTGGCTAGTGAGCATTTTGATAACATTTCCATTGACCTTATTTACGGAATGCCCAATATGACTTTAGATCGTTGGAAACAGAATATTGATAAAGCACTCGTTTTCGGGATTCCGCATATCTCAAGTTATGCCCTTACGGTAGAGCCCAAAACCGCACTGGCGAAGTTTGTGGAGGATGGATTGATTACCCCCACCACCGATGAAGAAACCCAAGAGCATTTTAACTTATTGAACGATACTTTATTGGCAGCAGGATTTGATTGTTATGAGATTTCCAATTTTGGAAAACCTGGGTATTACTCTAAAAATAATTCCGCCTATTGGCAGCAAAAAAAGTATATAGGTATTGGTCCGTCTGCACATTCTTTTGACGGTGTACGTAGAGGGTGGAATATTAATAATAATCCAAAATACATAAAATCGATAGGACAAGGTATAGTACCTATGGAGGTTGAGGTGCTTTCTGCTACCGATAAATATAATGAATATGTAATGACAGGTTTACGTACTATTTGGGGAGTATCTTTAAGTAGAATTTCCGCCGAATTCGGACCTAAATTTAAAGAGTACGCCTTAATGCAAGCAGATAAATATATAGAAGAGCATTTACTTTTTGTTGATGGCGACGACATCCTCAAAACTACCAAAAAAGGTATGTTTTTAGCTGATGGTATTGCCGCAGATTTATTTATGGTGAATTTGAAATAACATATAACGCACTGTCAGTTCGAGTGGTTTTTTATTGGAGTGAAACGGAAATAATAAATAGTATCGAGAACAGGGCTAGGAACATACGAGTTCTCGATACAAATTTTCTCGTTCCTCGTAAATTCACTCGAAGTGACATGAGTACTAGAAACAATCATTTTGCTAGGGTTAATGTTAAACGTTTTGTCAGTTCGAGTGTTTTCTGCAAGAAAATGTATCGAGAACAGGTTCGGAACACGAATACCCCTCGTTCTTACTAAAACTTCTTTTTTGCGAGGTTTGGTAAATCATCATACTCCCCATTAATAAGTGCTTGTTTCTTCACTTTTGACCATTTTTTTATCCGTTTTTCTGTTTCTATAGCCATATTTGGGTCAGTTAATTCACAATAATAAACAAGATTTACAGGTCTTCTTTTGCTTGTGTAACTATCCTTATACTTTCCAGATTGATGAGATTCTAACCTTTGAGTTAGGTTAGAAGTTATTCCAGTATAAAAGCTGTTGTCAGCACATTCCAATATATAAACATAGTAAGTAATCACCTTTTCAATTTACGATTTAGATTGTTCATACGAGTTCTCGATACAAATTTTATCGTACCTCAAAAATTCACTCGAAGTGACATGAGTGCTAGAAACAATCATTTTGTTAGGGTTAATATTATACGTTTTGTCTTTTCGAGTGATTTTTTATTGAAGTGGAACGGAAATATAAAATTGTATCGCGAACAGGTTTGGTGTACGCGAGCTTCTCGATACAAATTTACTCGTACCTCGAAAATTCACTCGAAGTGACATTGGAGCAATAGATTAAAAAATAAATGTTTTGTCAGTTCGAGTGTTTTCTGCAAGAAAATGTATCGAGAACAGGTATGGAACACGAATACTTATCTCTTCTATATTCTTTAATTATAACCGCGCAAAAAGTTGTAATTTTCTTATCTCAAAGCTATCATGTAAATTGAGGTTAAATACAATGAAAACTACCATAACCCATAATGCTAAAGAGTACGAAATAGACTTGTCTAAACCCTTGGACATTTCCATATCTATTACTAATAAAGACAATAATGTAAACGCTTGGTATGTTGATGCTCCAACAATAGAGCCTCATAGAGAAGCTAATTTTACGGGCAGTATTGTGGCAGGATCTAGTACTAATTTTTATGACATTTCTTTCAATCCGCATTCTCATGGTACACATACGGAGTGTGTAGGGCATATATCTGCTGAGCATCAATCTGTAAATCAAAATTTAC
This genomic interval carries:
- the ruvC gene encoding crossover junction endodeoxyribonuclease RuvC translates to MANEKIILGIDPGTTIMGFGLIKVVGKKMEFIQMNELLLQKYSDPYTKLKLIFERTIELIDTYHPDEIAIEAPFFGKNVQSMLKLGRAQGVAMAAGLSRQIPITEYLPKKIKMAVTGNGNASKEQVAKMLQSVLGLKTLPKNLDSTDGLAAAVCHFYNQGRIDVVGKSYSGWDAFVKQNEKRVKK
- a CDS encoding four helix bundle protein, with translation MQFQDLLAYKKSFALAMKIFNISKSFPKEEKYSLTDQIRRSSRSVSANIAEAYRKRSYPKHFVSKLTDSDAENSETQTWLEFAFKCDYIDQITFNDFIKDSEEVGKLLNYMINNPSKFGSN
- the hemW gene encoding radical SAM family heme chaperone HemW; this translates as MSGIYIHIPFCKQACHYCDFHFSTTMGKKEAMVSALCRELELRKEEFSNVVVETIYFGGGTPSVLETEEIEQLIYAVREHYDIVDNPEITLEANPDDLSEEKILQLAASPINRLSIGIQSFFEEDLKLMNRAHNALEAEKSLQLASEHFDNISIDLIYGMPNMTLDRWKQNIDKALVFGIPHISSYALTVEPKTALAKFVEDGLITPTTDEETQEHFNLLNDTLLAAGFDCYEISNFGKPGYYSKNNSAYWQQKKYIGIGPSAHSFDGVRRGWNINNNPKYIKSIGQGIVPMEVEVLSATDKYNEYVMTGLRTIWGVSLSRISAEFGPKFKEYALMQADKYIEEHLLFVDGDDILKTTKKGMFLADGIAADLFMVNLK
- a CDS encoding GIY-YIG nuclease family protein, whose amino-acid sequence is MITYYVYILECADNSFYTGITSNLTQRLESHQSGKYKDSYTSKRRPVNLVYYCELTDPNMAIETEKRIKKWSKVKKQALINGEYDDLPNLAKKKF